The DNA window GCGAAGAGGTAGTTGCCGATAGGCTTTTCAGGCTCGCGCAGACCGGCCCGGGCCAGCTTGATCGAGGCCGAGAGCGCCTCGATCGCCTTGTCCTGGCCGAAGACCACGCGCTTAAGGGTGGTTTCCAGATCCTTCAGCAGCTTGGCATCGTCCTTCGAGACGTTCTTCGGCGGGATCCGGGCGATCTTGGCCACCACGGCCTCGATCTCGCGGGGGCCGATGGTCTTGCGGCGCTTGCTTTCGGCGATCAGGTGCTGGGCAGCGCCGGCCTCGTCGATCACGTCGATGGCCTTGTCGGGCAGCTTGCGGTCATGGATATAGCGCGCGGCCAGTTCCACCGCCGACTTGATGGCGTCCGAGGTGTATTTGACCTCATGGTGTTCTTCGAAATAGGGCTTGAGACCCTTGAGGATCTTGACCGCATCCTCGACCGAGGGCTCGGTCACGTCGATCTTCTGGAACCGGCGGCTGAGCGCTCGGTCCTTCTCGAAATGCTGGCGGAACTCCTTGTAGGTGGTCGAGCCCATGCAGCGCAGCTTGCCGCCCTGCAGCGCGGGTTTCAGCAGGTTCGATGCATCCATGGCCCCGCCCGAGGTCGCGCCGGCGCCGATCACGGTATGGATCTCGTCGATGAAGAGGATCGCGTCGGGGTGATCCTCAAGCTCGGTCACAACCGCCTTCAGCCGTTCCTCGAAATCGCCGCGATAGCGGGTACCGGCCAGCAGGGCCCCCATGTCGAGCGAGAAGATCGTGGCCTTCGACAGCACCTCGGGCGTCTCGCCGCCGACGATCTTGCGCGCGAGCCCTTCGGCGATGGCGGTCTTGCCGACGCCCGGGTCGCCCACCAGAAGCGGGTTGTTCTTGCGGCGCCGGCACAGCACCTGGATGCAGCGCTCGACCTCCTGGTCGCGGCCGATCAGCGGGTCGATATCGCCCTTGCGTGACTTGGCGTTGAGATTGACGCAATACTTGGCCAGGGCGGATTCCCGTGCCTCGCCGCCTTCGGGCTGCGCGGCACCGGCCTGGGGTTCCTCCTCGAATTCCGAGGCGCCGGTGACCGGGCGCTGTTCGCCGAAGGACGGGTCCTTGGCGACGCCATGGGCGATGAAATTGACGGCGTCATAGCGCGTCATTTCCTGTTCCTGCAGGAAATAGGCAGCGTTCGATTCGCGCTCGGCAAAGATCGCGACCAGAACATTGGCCCCGGTGACCTCGGTCCGGCCCGAGCTCTGGACATGGATCGCGGCGCGCTGGATCACGCGCTGGAAGGCCGCCGTGGGCACCGCTTCCGAGCCTTCGATATCGGTCACGAGCGTTGCCAGTTCATCTTCGATGAATTCGGTCAGCGTCTTGCGCAACTCCTCGAGATCGACCGAGCAGGCCTTCATCACCTTGGAGGCGTCAGGCTCGTCGATCAGTGCCAGGAGAAGGTGTTCGAGGGTGGCGAGTTCGTGGCGGCGCGCATTGGCCTGGGCCAGCGCAGCGTGAATGGCTTGCTCGAGAGTGTTTGAGAATGAAGGCACGGGACGTGCTCCTTTCCTTCTGTGGCAGAGGTGGGCATTGCCGTTCCTCTACCTTTGCTCTTTAGGATTAAGTTTTGGTTTTTGTTGGCCCGCTTCAAGTTTTTTCTGTTCAAAACCTGGACTCCGTCCCGCGATCGCCCTGTTTTTCGGCAGGCCCGCCGCCGGGACGCGTGGCTCAGAACCTGTCCTTGCGCGCGCGGATCTCGGCGAAGACCTCGATATCGCTTTCGGTTTCCATGCCGAGCGCCTGCCTGAGCTCGGGCCGGTCGGCACGCAGGAACGGATTGGTGGCGAGCTCTACGGAAAGCGGAACTGGAACTGTCGGACGGCCCTCGGCGCGCAGTCGGTCGATTTCCGCGGAGCGGTCGCGGAGCACGGCATTGCCGGGCTCGACAGTCAGGGCGAAGCGGGCATTGGAGGATGTATATTCATGGCCCGAGAATACAAGGGTCTCGGGCGGGAGCGCGGAGAGCTTTTTCAGGCTGTCCCACATCATCGCGGGCGTGCCCTCGAACAGCCTGCCGCAACCAAGCGCCATCAGGCTGTCGGCGGTGAAGACGGCATCCCCCGCGGCAAAGCGGTAGGCGACATGGCCCAGCGTGTGGCCCGGCACCGCGATCACATCGGCAGCAATGGGTCCCTCGCCGATCCGGTCGCCCTCTGACAGCGCCCGGTCGAGCGGCGGCAGCCGGTCGGCCTCGGCCGCCGGCCCCATCACCCTGGCCCCGAAGCGCGCGCGCAGCTCGGCGACGCCCTCGACATGGTCGTGATGGTGGTGGGTGATCAGAATCGTGTCGAGCGTCCAGCCGCGGGTCTCGAGCGCCCCGGCGATCGGGCCGGCCTCGGGCGCGTCGATCAGGACCGCGCCGCCGGGCCCCTTGACCAGATAGGCGTAGTTGTCGTTCAGGCAGGGTACGGTGACGATGTCTAGGGGCATGGTATTCTTGTCCGTCTTGGTTATCCTTGCGTTCCAAGGCCCGAAGCCCGGAGGCAGCGCAGGCGGCAATGCATCTCGATGTTCTCGACCTGAGGAACTTCTACTACCGTACCAATCTGGGGCGCGTGGCGCAGAGGGCAATCCGCCAACAGGTGCGCGATATCTGGCCCGTGGCCAAGGGGCAGACGGTGGCGGGGTTCGGCTTCGCGGTGCCGCTGCTGCGGCCCTTGCGGGCCAGCGCGCGCCGGGTGGTGGCGCTGATGCCGGGCCAGCAGGGGGTGATGCCCTGGCCGGCCGGCGAGGAGAATGTCTCGCTGCTGTGTGAAGAGACCGCCTGGCCGCTGCCCGACGGCTTCGTCGACAAGCTGATCCTTTTGCACGGGCTCGAGACCAGCGAGCATCCGGCCGCGGTGCTGGAGGAATCGCTGAGGGTGCTGCGGCCTGGGGGCAGGGCGCTTTTCATCGTGCCGAACCGCTCGGGGCTCTGGGCGCGGCGGGACGGGACGCCGTTCGGCTTCGGCCGTCCCTACAGTTCCGGTCAGCTCGAGGCGCAATTGCGCCAGCACGGTTTCGAACCCGAGGCGCATCGGGCGGCGCTTTTCTCGCCCCCGACCTCAAGGCGATTCTGGCTTAAAACCGCAGCCATTTGGGAAAATGCGGGGCAACGCATGTCTGCCTATTATGCGGGCGGAGTGCTGATGGTCGAGGCAACGAAGCGGGTCTACCGTCCGACCGGGCTGCCCGTGCAGGATGGTCTGCCGCGCCCGTTGCGGATTCTCGAAGGGCTGCCCAAGCCCGGCGCCGAACCGGCCTGAAACCCCAGCCCTGATGGCGTTGCGCGTCCGGTTCGGGGGCGCTCCGGCGGTCCGGCGGGGGCCGGGCACGGACGGGGGCCGGGGTTTGGGGCCGGCCCTGTGCCACAGCTGTGGCACGCGCGTGACATTCTACGGTTCTAGGCGGTTGCTAGGTCAATCCTCCTCTGCTAAACCCACGCCGATTTCAGAGCGTGCCCGTCAGGGCGCGCCGCTTGATCTGCCCCGTCCGGGTCTTTAACGGGCATGCGAGGGGCCTTAAGACATCGGAAGGGTTGACGTGTCCGAACCAGCTTCGATTTCGTCCGGCATTGCCAAGCGCTATGCCACCGCGCTGTTTGAGATTACCAAGGAAGCCAATGCCATTCCCGCACTCGAGGCCGATGTCGATGCGCTCGACGCCGCGCTTGTCGAAAGCGGGGATTTTCGGGATCTGATCTCGTCGCCCGTCTATTCGCGGGATCAGCAATCGCGTGCCATCGGCGCGATTGCGTCGAAAATGGGGCTGGGGCAAATTCTTGCCAATACGCTGCAGCTGATGGGCTCCAAGCGGCGCCTGTTCGTGCTGCCGCAGCTGGTTTCCGAACTTCGCGCGCTGATCGCCGAGGCCAAGGGCGAGGTCAGCGCCGAGGTCGTTTCGGCCCGGCCGCTGAGCGAGGCCCAGCGCAAGGCCCTGGCCGAGGCGCTCAAGCAGAACGCCGGCAAGGACGTCAAGATAAATGCTTCCGTCGATGAGAGTCTCATCGGCGGCCTTATCGTAAAACTGGGCTCGAAGATGATCGACACCTCGATCCGCGCGCGGCTCAGTGCACTCCAGAACACCATGAAAGAGGTCGGATAAATGGGTATCCAAGCAGCTGAGATCTCTGCGATCCTCAAGGAGCAGATCAAGAATTTCGGTCAGGAGGCCGAAGTTGCAGAGGTAGGCCGCGTGCTGTCGGTGGGTGACGGCATTGCCCGTGTCCATGGCCTCGACAACGTCCAGGCGGGCGAGATGGTCGAGTTTCCGGGCGGTATCCGGGGCATGGCGCTGAACCTCGAGGTCGACAATGTCGGCATCGTGATCTTCGGCTCGGACCGTGCCATCAAGGAAGGCGATGTCGTCAAGCGCACCAACGCGATCGTGGACGTGCCCTGTGGTGATGCGCTGCTGGGCCGCGTGGTCGATGCTCTGGGCAACCCGATCGACGGCAAGGGCCCGATCGCGGCGACCGAGCGCCGCGTCGGCGACGTCAAGGCGCCGGGCATCATCCCGCGCAAATCGGTGCATGAGCCGATGGCCACCGGCCTGAAATCGGTCGACGCCATGATCCCGATCGGCCGCGGCCAGCGCGAGCTGATCATCGGCGACCGGCAGACCGGCAAGACCGCTGTGGCGCTCGACACGATCCTGAACCAGAAATCCTACAACGAAGCCGCAGGCGACGACGAGAGCAAGAAGCTCTACTGCGTCTACGTCGCCATCGGTCAGAAGCGCTCGACCGTGGCCCAGCTGGTGAAGAAGCTCGAGGAAACCGGCGCGATGGCCTATTCCATCATCGTCGCCGCCACCGCCTCGGACCCGGCGCCGATGCAGTATCTCGCCCCCTATACCGCGACTGCGATGGGCGAGTTCTTCCGCGACAATGGCCGTCATGCGCTGATGGTGTATGACGATCTGTCGAAACAGGCCGTCGCCTACCGTCAGATGTCGCTGCTGCTGCGCCGTCCGCCGGGGCGTGAAGCCTACCCGGGCGACGTGTTCTACCTGCACTCCCGCCTGCTGGAACGTTCGGCCAAGATGAACGAGGATCACGGCGCGGGCTCGCTGACCGCCCTGCCGATCATCGAGACCCAGGCGGGCGACGTGTCGGCCTATATCCCGACCAACGTGATCTCGATCACCGACGGCCAGATCTTCCTTGAAACCGACCTGTTCTATCAGGGCATCCGTCCGGCCGTGAACACCGGTCTGTCGGTGTCGCGTGTGGGCTCTGCGGCCCAGACCAACGCGATGAAATCGGTTGCGGGCCCGGTGAAGCTGGAACTGGCGCAGTATCGCGAGATGGCGGCCTTTGCCCAGTTCGGCTCGGACCTCGATGCCGCGACCCAGAAGCTGCTGAACCGCGGCGCGCGTCTGACCGAGCTGATGAAGCAGCCGCAATACTCGCCGCTGACCAATGCCGAGATCGTCTGCGTGATCTTCGCGGGCACCCAAGGCTATATCGACAAGGTCGCCGTCAAGGACGTGACCCGCTACGAGACCGACCTGCTGACCTTCCTGCGCAGCAGGCATCAGGATCTGCTGGACGACATCACCAACAACGACCGCAAGGTGAAGGGCGAGCTCGAGGATAAGATCCGCGCCGCGCTGGACGAATTCGCCAAGAACTTCGCCTGAGCGTGGATGGGATCGGGATAGATGCCTAGCCTCAAGGACCTCAAGAACCGGATCGCCAGCGTCAAGTCGACGCGGAAGATCACGAAGGCCATGCAGATGGTCGCGGCGGCCAAGCTCCGCCGCGCCCAGGAAGCCGCCGAGAACGCGCGCCCCTATGCCGCGCAGATGGAAAAGGTCATGTCCGGACTCGCGGCCTCGGCCACGGGGGCGGCCAATGCGCCGAAACTCCTCGTCGGTACCGGCTCCGAGAAGGTGCACCTCCTGGTCGTCATGACGGCCGAGAGGGGCCTTTGCGGCGGCTTCAACTCGTCGATCGTGCGTCTGGCGCGCCACAAGGCGCAGGACCTCATCGCCGAGGGCAAGACCGTCAAGATCCTGACCGTGGGCCGCAAGGGCCGCGAGCAGCTGAAGCGCGACCTCGGCGACCATTTCGTCGGCCATGTCGACCTGAGCGAGGTCAAGCGCATCCGCTACGGAAATGCGCGCGAGATCTCGCAGGACATCATCTCCCGCTTCGAGGCGGGCGAGTTCGACGTCGCAACGATCTTCTTCAGCCGCTTCAAGTCGGTGATCAGCCAGGAACCGACCGCCCAGCAGATCATCCCGGCCGTCTTCGACGAACCCGAGGACAGCTCGACCATGTATGATTACGAGCCCACCGAGGGCGAGATCATGGCCGAGCTTCTGCCCCGCGGGGTGGCGACCCAGATCTTCGCCGCGCTCCTCGAGAACGGCGCCTCCGAACAGGGCGCGCGGATGTCCGCCATGGACAACGCGACCCGGAACGCGGGCGAGATGATCGACAAGCTGAACCTCGAGTACAACCGCTCGCGTCAGGCTGCGATCACCAAGGAGCTGATCGAAATCATTTCGGGCGCCGAGGCGCTCTAACGGAACCGGAGAAACGACAATGGCAAATGCTGTAGGCAAGGTCACCCAGGTGATTGGTGCCGTGGTCGACGTTCAATTCGACCAACACCTGCCCGAGATCCTGAACGCGCTGGAAACCGAGAACAACGGCAAGCGTCTGGTGCTGGAAGTGGCCCAGCACCTCGGGGAGAACACCGTGCGCACCATCGCCATGGACGCGACCGAGGGTCTCGTGCGCGGCGCCAAGGTGACCGATCTGGAAAAGCCGATCTCGGTGCCGGTGGGCGATGCCACGCTCGGCCGCATCCTGAACGTGATCGGCGAGCCGGTCGATGAAAAGGGTCCGGTGCACGCCACGGAAACCCGCGCCATCCACCAGCCGGCGCCCGAATTCGCCGAACAGTCGACCTCGTCCGAGATCCTCGTGACCGGCATCAAGGTCATCGACCTGCTGGCGCCCTATTCCAAGGGCGGCAAGGTCGGCCTCTTCGGCGGTGCCGGCGTGGGCAAGACCGTTCTGATCATGGAACTGATCAACAACATCGCCAAGGTGCACTCCGGCTACTCGGTGTTCGCGGGTGTTGGCGAGCGGACCCGTGAAGGCAACGACCTCTATCACGAGATGATCGAGTCGAACGTCATCAAGGTCGACGATCTGTCCAAGTCGCAGGTGGCGCTGGTCTATGGCCAGATGAACGAGCCTCCGGGAGCCCGGGCCCGCGTCGCGCTGACCGGCCTGACCCTGGCCGAGCAGTTCCGCGACCAGTCCGGCACCGACGTGCTGTTCTTCGTCGACAACATCTTCCGCTTCACCCAGGCGGGCTCCGAGGTGTCGGCGCTTCTGGGCCGGATCCCCTCGGCGGTGGGCTATCAGCCGACGCTGGCGACCGACATGGGCGCGCTGCAGGAACGCATCACCTCGACCAAGCGTGGCTCGATCACCTCGGTTCAGGCGATCTACGTGCCTGCGGACGACCTCACCGACCCGGCGCCCGCGACCTCGTTCGCCCACCTCGACGCCACCACCGTGCTGTCGCGTGCGATTTCCGAACTCGGCATCTACCCGGCGGTGGATCCGCTCGACTCGACCTCGCGGATCCTCGATCCCTCCGTCGTCGGCGAAGAGCATTACCAGGTGGCGCGCGACGTGCAGGGTATCCTGCAACGCTACAAGTCGCTGCAGGACATCATCGCCATCCTCGGCATGGACGAACTGTCGGAAGAGGACAAGCTGACCGTGGCCCGCGCCCGGAAGATCCAGCGGTTCCTCAGCCAGCCCTTCGACGTGGCGAAGGTCTTCACCGGTTCGGACGGCGTCCAGGTGCCGCTTGAAAAGACCATCGCGTCGTTCAAGGCGGTCGTGGCCGGCGAATACGATCACCTGCCCGAATCCGCCTTCTACATGGTGGGCGACATCGACGATGTGGTCGCCAAGGCCGAGAAGATGGCGGCCGACGCGGCCTGATAGGGGTTTCGGCTCCGGGCGGTTCTGCCGCCCGGAGCCAGCTTGCAAGGAGGCAACATGGCCGACACGATGCAATTCGATCTGGTGGCGCCGGAACGCCGCGTGGCCTCGGAAAAGGCGACCTCGGTCGTGATCCCGGGCTTCGAGGGCGACCTGACCGCGATGCCCCAGCACGCGCCCCTGATCACCACCCTGCGCCCCGGCCTGCTGGAGGTCTTCACCGAGTCCGGGTCGCGGAAATATATCGTCACCGGCGGCTTCGCCGAGATCACCGCCGACGGGGCCACGGTGCTGGCCGAGCGCTCGCACCCGGTCGAAGAGGTGACCCAGGAGATGATCGACGAGATGGTCGCCGAGGCCCGCGCGGCCGCCCGTGACGCCCATCCCGACGTTGTCGACGCCGCGGCCAGGATGCTGGCCGACATGGTGGCGATGGGTACGCATATGGGCTTCGAGCCCCGGGCCTGAGGCCCGAAGCTTCGACGTTCCGGAAAGGGTCCGCCATGGCGGACCCTTTTTCATATGGAGGCCCTCCGGGCGGTCGGCCTGGCTCGGGGGTGGGCGCGCGTGTTTCCGGCTCGTGCCGGCGGGCGGACGGTTCCGGGACTTCCGTCCTTCTTCGCCCAGAGAGGCCGGCGGTCTCCCTCGGGGCCTCCGGGCAGCCGCGCCCGCCGGCTGCGGCCGGGCGGGCGGTTTCATGCGCTCGTCGGGCGGTGGCGCCCGCACATGCGATGGGGGCGCGCCTCCGGCGGCTTTCGGTCGCCCCTGCCATCGTGCCCGGACCGATGATGGCCCGTGCCCGGCACCTGCCTTCCCGTCGCTCGGCCTCATGCCCTCGTGCGCGGTCGCGCCGTTGGCTTGCAGGCCTGAGGGCCCAGACCGGTCATGTCGGGCGAGAGGCGTTTTCTCACCGGCTTCCCGTTTTCCGCGTGACGGTGGCGCAGAGCCCCGGCGGCGGCTTGCGGTCGCGCCGCCGCCCTGAAACGACAGGAACGGGGGCACACGGCTCGCGGCCTGTCAGCCCAGCCAACGAAACGCGGGCTGCGTTCGCTGCTAACCGAGCGATTTCATGCCCCGCTCGATCCCGTCCAGGGTCATCGGCACCATGCGGTCTTCGAAGATCTCCTGGATCATGCCGATCGACCGGGTATAGGGCCAGTGCTGCTCGGGGACCGGGTTGATCCAGAGATGGTCCGGCCATTGTGCGCGGGCGCGCTCCAGCCAGACCTGGCCGGGCTCGGCGTTCCAGTGCTCGTTGGCGCCGCCGGCAAAGGCGATCTCATAGGGCGACATGCTGGCATCGCCGACGAAGATGCACTTATAGTCGGACCCGTAGGTCCGCAACACCTCCCAGGTCGGCGTGACCCGGTCCCAGCGGCGGCGGTTCTCGCGCCAGACGCCTTCGTAAAGGCAGTTGTGGAAGTAGTAATGCTCGAGATGCTTGAACTCGGCGCACGCAGCCGAGAACAGCTCTTCGACCACCCGGATATGGTCGTCCATCGATCCGCCGACATCCAGAAACAGCAGCACCTTGACGGCATTGCGCCGTTCGGGCCGGGTCTTGACGTCGAGATAGCCGCGATCGGCGGTCGCGCGGATCGTGCCGTCGAGGTCGAGTTCCTCGCGGGCGCCGTCGCGGGCCCAGCGGCGCAGGCGTTTCAACGCCACCTTGATGTTGCGGGTGCCAAGCTCGACCGAATCGTCGAGATTGCGGAAGTCGCGCCGGTCCCAGACCTTGACCGCGCGGCGGTGGCGGCTTTCGTCCTGACCGATCCGCACGCCCTCGGGATTGTAGCCGTAGGCCCCGAAGGGCGAGGTTCCGGCGGTGCCGATCCACCTGTTGCCGCCCTGATGGCGTTCTTTCTGCTCCTTCAGCCGTTCCTTGAGCGCCTCCATCAGCTTGTCGAACCCGCCCATGGCCTCGATCCCGGCCCGCTCCTCGGGGCTGAGATCGCGCTCGGCCAGCTTGCGCAGCCATTCCTCGGGCAGATCGAGCGCCTCGATCACCTCGCCGGGATCGATATCCTCGAGCCCGCCGAAGCTTTGCGCGAAGGCCCGGTCGAACCGGTCGAGCTGGCGCTCGTCCTTCACCAGCGCGGTGCGGGCGAGATAATAGAAGCCCTCGGTGTCATAGGTGACGAGCCCGGCCTTCATGCCGTCGAGAAAGCTCAGATACTCGCGGAGCGAGACCGGAATGCCGCTGGCGCGGAGGGTCTGGAAGAAGGGCAGGAACATGGCGCAAGAATAGGGCCGCCGGGCCCGGTCGGAAAGGGCTTGCAGGCCCGGACTAGTCGGACCGGGCCGGGGACAGGCTGGCGATCTCGGCCATCCGGACCCGCACCTCCGCCGCCGAGCCGAAGCCGTAGCGGGCCCAGCCAAGCGCCTCGTGCCGGATTGCGCCTGCCTCGCTGCCCCGGCCGAGCATCTCGAGCGCCGTGGCCTTCATCAACAGCATCGAGGCCAGCAGCGCCGCATTCTCGCCCGCCCGGACATCGTCGAGATGGGCGTCGATCAGCGCAATCGCGGCTGCGGGCCGGTCGCCCGACAGCGCGAAGGCGGCGATATGCATGGCCACATGGGCCGATTGCACCCGCGTCACGGGTTGGGCAGCATAGATCCTTCCGGCTTCGACGAAGGCCGCAAGCGAGGTCTCCGCCGCGTTCCGGTCGAGCGACAGCCGCCCCAGGGCAAACAGGCTGAAGCCCATCCGGGTGTCGCGCCAGCCCTGGCTGCGGGCGATCTCGACAGCCCTGCGGGCCGCCGCCACCCGGCGCGAGGCGGAGGTTGCCGGTCCGAGCGCGGTCTCGATGGCGTCGATCCAGGCCCGCGGCGTGGGCGAGGGCGGCAGGGCCGGGCCAGGTCGCTCGCCGCGCGGATTGAGCCTTGCGAGAAGTCCGGGCAGCAGCCGCGCGGCCTCCTGCCGGGTGGTGCCGTTCGGAAGTTCGGGCGCGTAATAGACGCGCAGCACCAGCATGTCGAAGCCGGTCAGGACGGTGTGGAAATTGTCGTCGTTGAAGACCGAATCGGGCAGTCGGTACAGATCGTTCAGTGGGCCGATGGCCTGTGCGAGTTCCTCATGCAGGCAGTCACGCACTTCCTGCGGGCTGACATCGCCGGGAATGAAGACCGTCACTCGCTCGCGGATGGCAAGCGTCGTCCAGTCGATCTCGCCCGAGCGGCGGCTGCGGCGGTATTCGTCCCAGGACGAGATCCGGGGCACGACGAAACAGGCGGCCTGCGGCACCAGCCGCTGAAGCTTGGCCCGGGCAACGAACTCGATGGTGACCTTGGCATCGGCATCGGATGCGACGCGGCGGATGCTAATGCCGGCCTCGCGGCGGAGCCGGGCCAGAAGCGCGGCCAGATCGGGCCCGAGGGTCGGCGGTGCAGGGCCGGTGACGCGCAGGGTGATCGGTTCCTCGAAGCGGGTCATGTAGGGCAGGGGGCGCCCGCTTTCCATCTGGAAGGCAAGATCGAGGAAGTCCCGGGCGATGGCGGCATTCGGGCGCTCGGGCGGCGTCACGCGGTGGCTGGTGAAGGTCTTCATCGGCGGCAGTTCGGCTGCGGCCGTCGGGGGAGGGGCGCTCAGCTCGGGGCGCGGGGCGGCGGCGCAGCCTGCAAGCGCAAGGGCCAGCACGAGGCTCGCCACCCGCGAGGCATGCCGCGTGACAGGCGTCGGCTCAGGTCCCGGCACAGGCCCCCGTCCGGTGGCGCTCCGCCGAGGGTGGCTTTGGCGGGGGGCGTCAGCCACGGACATATTTCACGAAGGCTGTGGGCTGGCCGATGCGGTCGTAAAGCTGTCGGGCGGTGTCGTTGAACTCCTGTGTCAGCCAGTAGACCGAGGGCGTGCCGCGGGAATCGGCCACGGCATAGACCGCCTCGATCAGGGCCCGGCCGACGCCGCGGCCGCGAACCTCGGGATCGGCATAGAGGTCTTGCAGATAGCAGACGTTTTCGGGCTTCCAGCAATGGCGGTGGAAGATGAAATGCACCAGCCCGACCGGACGGCCACCGATCAGCGCGAGACGGCAGCCCATGTTCGGGTCGCCGCCATGCAGCAGCCGGGCGAAGGTGATGTCGCAGGTCTCGGCCGGAACCGCGCTGTCATAGAAATCGAGATAGGCGGTCCAGAGGCGGCGCCAGGCGGCGGCGTCTTCGGGGCGAAGCGGACGGACGAGAAGGTCGGTCACGGAGGGGCCTTTCGCGGGGGGGCAGGGAGGATTCCGACGCCCGCATCTTGCGAGACCGGCGGAGGCTTCACAAGGGTCGGCGGTATGTGACGGGCGATGAGGGGCGGGAGCGTGTCTCCAGGGCCTGGGACGGGCCTTTGGATGAGGCCTGTTGCGGGGGGCTGCCGCAGGGGCATTTCAGGCGCTTTTGCCCGGGCCGGATGGCTGGCGTGAAAAAACCCTTGCCGAAGGCGAAAGAATTGCGACCGGAGGCGCTTGACGGGGGCTCTGGGCGTCAATAAAAGGCACGTCACGCCGGGCGAGCCCGGAAGGCGCTGCGGTTGTAGCTCAG is part of the Rhodovulum sp. MB263 genome and encodes:
- a CDS encoding VWA domain-containing protein, translated to MFLPFFQTLRASGIPVSLREYLSFLDGMKAGLVTYDTEGFYYLARTALVKDERQLDRFDRAFAQSFGGLEDIDPGEVIEALDLPEEWLRKLAERDLSPEERAGIEAMGGFDKLMEALKERLKEQKERHQGGNRWIGTAGTSPFGAYGYNPEGVRIGQDESRHRRAVKVWDRRDFRNLDDSVELGTRNIKVALKRLRRWARDGAREELDLDGTIRATADRGYLDVKTRPERRNAVKVLLFLDVGGSMDDHIRVVEELFSAACAEFKHLEHYYFHNCLYEGVWRENRRRWDRVTPTWEVLRTYGSDYKCIFVGDASMSPYEIAFAGGANEHWNAEPGQVWLERARAQWPDHLWINPVPEQHWPYTRSIGMIQEIFEDRMVPMTLDGIERGMKSLG
- a CDS encoding DUF2927 domain-containing protein — translated: MPGPEPTPVTRHASRVASLVLALALAGCAAAPRPELSAPPPTAAAELPPMKTFTSHRVTPPERPNAAIARDFLDLAFQMESGRPLPYMTRFEEPITLRVTGPAPPTLGPDLAALLARLRREAGISIRRVASDADAKVTIEFVARAKLQRLVPQAACFVVPRISSWDEYRRSRRSGEIDWTTLAIRERVTVFIPGDVSPQEVRDCLHEELAQAIGPLNDLYRLPDSVFNDDNFHTVLTGFDMLVLRVYYAPELPNGTTRQEAARLLPGLLARLNPRGERPGPALPPSPTPRAWIDAIETALGPATSASRRVAAARRAVEIARSQGWRDTRMGFSLFALGRLSLDRNAAETSLAAFVEAGRIYAAQPVTRVQSAHVAMHIAAFALSGDRPAAAIALIDAHLDDVRAGENAALLASMLLMKATALEMLGRGSEAGAIRHEALGWARYGFGSAAEVRVRMAEIASLSPARSD
- a CDS encoding GNAT family N-acetyltransferase; the encoded protein is MTDLLVRPLRPEDAAAWRRLWTAYLDFYDSAVPAETCDITFARLLHGGDPNMGCRLALIGGRPVGLVHFIFHRHCWKPENVCYLQDLYADPEVRGRGVGRALIEAVYAVADSRGTPSVYWLTQEFNDTARQLYDRIGQPTAFVKYVRG